The genomic region GCCGATGCCGGGCAATGGGCTTGCCGGCGATCGCGCCGCTCGATCCGGTGAGCCATGCGCTTTCCAATCTGCTCGGCCAGGAAGCCAAGGCGCGCCCCGGGCGCCAGCACATGCTCGATGCGGCTTATTTCGAACGCGTCGAGGCGATTCAGTTCACGATCGCGCATGATGACGGAATCGGCGCCGAAGACTGGGAAGAAGCGGATATCGTGCTGGTCGGGGTTTCGCGTTCGTCGAAGACGCCGACCTCGATCTATCTCGCCAACCGCGGATTCCGCGTCGCCAATATCCCGGTGGTGGTCGAATCGCCTCCGCCGCCCGAGCTGTTCGCACTGAAGCGTCCGATGATCGTCGGTTTGACGACCGGCGCCGACCGGCTGGTGCAGATCCGCCGGAACCGGTTGCTTTCGCTCAACCAGCAGATCGAAACCGATTACGTCGCGCGCGATTCCGTGGCGCGCGAAATCGCCTTTGCGCGCCGCATGTTCGCCGACAATGGCTGGCCGGTGATCGACGTGACGCGCCGGTCGATCGAAGAAACGGCGGCTGCGATCATCACTCTGTGCAACGAGCGCAACTTGACGGAACGCGACGCGTGACTCTGATCCTGGCATCGCAGAGCACTGCCCGACGAGCGATGCTCGAAGCAGCCGGTGTCCCGCATGAAGCACTGGCCGCACAAGTGGACGAGGAAAGCGCGAAAGCATCGCTCAAGGCGGAAGGAATCGGTGCGCGCGACCTGGCCGATGCCCTTGCCGAGCTGAAGGCACGTAAGGTCTCGACGCACAATCCCCGGGCATTGGTGTTGGGATGCGATTCGGTCGTGGCGCTCGACGATGGCACGCTGCTGGACAAGCCGACGAGCCGCGAGGACGCCGCCGAGCAGCTGCGCAGCCTGTCGGGTCGGACGCACAGCCTCCATAGCGCCGCCGTGATATGCGAGGCAGGCCGGGCGGTGTGGCGGCATGTCGAGGTTGCAAAGATGCACGTCCGCACGCTCAGCGATGCATTCATTGACTCCTATCTCGTTGCCGAATGGCCGGCGATCTCGGGGTGCGTCGGCTGCTACCGGCTCGAAGGAAGGGGGGCGCAGCTGTTTCTGCGCGTCCAGGGCAGCCATTTCACGGTGCTCGGGCTGCCGCTGCTGCCGTTGCTCGATTATCTGCGCGTTCGGGAGGTGCTGCCGTCGTGAATCCGATTGCCCGAATGCCCTATGCCGAAGTGATCGGCGATCCGATCGCACATTCGAAATCGCCCCTGATCCATCGCTTCTGGCTCGACGCGATGGGAATCGCGGCAGAGTATCGCGCCGAGCGGGTATCGGCAGACGGCCTGAAGGCATATTTCGAGTCGCGACGCGAAGATGATGACTGGTGCGGCTGCAACATCACCATCCCGCACAAGGAAACAGCGCTCGACCATGTCGAGGACCGGGGGGACGTGCGCGGCTCGATCGGCGCGATCAACTGCGTCCTGCGCGCCGAGGATGGAGCGTTGATCGGCACCAATACCGATGCGGCCGGCTTCTATGCTCCGCTAGCCGGCTTTTCTCTGGAAGGAGCGCATGCCGCGGTGATCGGCGCGGGGGGCGCGGCGCGGGCGGTCCTCTTTGCGCTGTCACGAGTCGGGATCGGTCGAGTCACGCTGTTCAACCGCAATGCGCTCAAGGCAGCGGGGCTGCTTGCCACCTTCGGGATCAAGGGGGATGCAGTACCGCTCGATGCGCCGCTGCCACCGGTCGATCTGCTGGTGAATGCGAGCCCGCTGGGCATGGCTGGCCAGCCGCCGCTCGACCTTGATCTCGCGCCGCTCCCCCAGGACGCGCTCGTGTACGACCTCGTCTATGCGCCGCTCGAAACTCCTCTGCTGGCGCGCGCGCGGGCGCGGGAGATCGATACGATCGACGGACTCGAGATGCTGATCGGCCAGGCTGCTCTGGCGTTCGAGCTGTTTTTCGCCGTCCAGCCGCCGCGCGATCGCGACGACGAACTCCGCGCACTGTTGCTGCGATGATCGTGCTGGGGCTCACCGGATCGATCGGCATGGGCAAATCGACGGTCGCGCAGATGTTCGCCGACGAAGGAATCCCCGTGTTCGATGCCGATGCAGTGGTGCACCGGCTCCAGGGGCGGGGGGGCCAATTGGTCGCGGCGATCGAGGCGGCGTTCCCAGATACGACCGGCGAGGCAGGGGTGAATCGCACGGCCTTGGGCGAAGCGGTGTTCGGCGATCCCGCCGCGCTCGCCCGGCTGGAGGCGCTGGTGCACCCCGCCGTCGCCGCCGAGCGAGAGACGTTTCTGGCTGCAAACAGCGATGCGCCGCTCGTGCTGCTGGATATTCCGCTTCTCTTCGAGGGTGATGGCTGGCGGCAGGTCGATAGGATCGCCGTGGTGTCGGCGCCTGCCGAGGTGCAGCGTGCCCGCGTGCTGGCCCGGCCGGGCATGACCGAGGACCGATTCGAAGCCATCCGCGTGAAACAGCTTCCGGACGCGGAAAAGCGCGCACGCGCCGACTTCGTCATTCCGACGGGTGGGTCCCTCGATGCGACGCGAGCGGCGGTGCGTGAGGTGATCGCTTGCCTCACCGGCGCGCCCGAGGAATAAGCAAGCCATGCGCGAAATCGTGTTCGATACCGAAACGACGGGACTGAGCTTTCCGGGCGGCGACCGGCTGGTCGAGATCGGCTGTGTCGAGCTGGTCAATCGCGTGCCCACCGGGCGCAGCTTCCACGCCTATCTGAACCCCGAGCGGCGCATGCCGGCCGAGGCGTTCGCCGTGCACGGCCTTTCCGACGTGTTCCTGTCCGACAAGCCGCTGTTTCCCGATATCTGCGAGAAACTGCTCGAGTTCCTCGGGGATTGCCCGCTGGTCGCGCATAATGCGAGCTTCGACTTCGGGTTTCTGAACGGCGAACTCGGCCGGTGCGGGCGCCCCCAGGTGCACGGCGACCGGATGGTCGATACGCTGACGATCGCTCGCGTTCGGCACCCCGGGGCGAAGCACACGCTGGACG from Sphingosinithalassobacter sp. CS137 harbors:
- the coaE gene encoding dephospho-CoA kinase (Dephospho-CoA kinase (CoaE) performs the final step in coenzyme A biosynthesis.), giving the protein MIVLGLTGSIGMGKSTVAQMFADEGIPVFDADAVVHRLQGRGGQLVAAIEAAFPDTTGEAGVNRTALGEAVFGDPAALARLEALVHPAVAAERETFLAANSDAPLVLLDIPLLFEGDGWRQVDRIAVVSAPAEVQRARVLARPGMTEDRFEAIRVKQLPDAEKRARADFVIPTGGSLDATRAAVREVIACLTGAPEE
- the dnaQ gene encoding DNA polymerase III subunit epsilon; translation: MREIVFDTETTGLSFPGGDRLVEIGCVELVNRVPTGRSFHAYLNPERRMPAEAFAVHGLSDVFLSDKPLFPDICEKLLEFLGDCPLVAHNASFDFGFLNGELGRCGRPQVHGDRMVDTLTIARVRHPGAKHTLDALCTRYGIDLSQRTVHGALLDAQLLAQVYVELTGGRQITLGLVEDAPVMPETPREAPSRVHVRPARPFAATRAELERHAAFVATLESPLWHAAGSS
- a CDS encoding pyruvate, water dikinase regulatory protein, which translates into the protein MRLHLHLLSDSTGETLENIAKAALAQFDDVETLRHFWPMVRSEAHLERILQEIAQNPGIVLFTLVNSETRRTLESRCRAMGLPAIAPLDPVSHALSNLLGQEAKARPGRQHMLDAAYFERVEAIQFTIAHDDGIGAEDWEEADIVLVGVSRSSKTPTSIYLANRGFRVANIPVVVESPPPPELFALKRPMIVGLTTGADRLVQIRRNRLLSLNQQIETDYVARDSVAREIAFARRMFADNGWPVIDVTRRSIEETAAAIITLCNERNLTERDA
- a CDS encoding shikimate dehydrogenase family protein — protein: MPYAEVIGDPIAHSKSPLIHRFWLDAMGIAAEYRAERVSADGLKAYFESRREDDDWCGCNITIPHKETALDHVEDRGDVRGSIGAINCVLRAEDGALIGTNTDAAGFYAPLAGFSLEGAHAAVIGAGGAARAVLFALSRVGIGRVTLFNRNALKAAGLLATFGIKGDAVPLDAPLPPVDLLVNASPLGMAGQPPLDLDLAPLPQDALVYDLVYAPLETPLLARARAREIDTIDGLEMLIGQAALAFELFFAVQPPRDRDDELRALLLR
- a CDS encoding Maf family protein, which codes for MLEAAGVPHEALAAQVDEESAKASLKAEGIGARDLADALAELKARKVSTHNPRALVLGCDSVVALDDGTLLDKPTSREDAAEQLRSLSGRTHSLHSAAVICEAGRAVWRHVEVAKMHVRTLSDAFIDSYLVAEWPAISGCVGCYRLEGRGAQLFLRVQGSHFTVLGLPLLPLLDYLRVREVLPS